tcgggTGTTCTTTAAGATGGCTTCAAAGGTTATAGCATCAACCAGCCTTCTCATGTCCCTCAACCTCCTCTTCTTTACTTTGGTCAGCTCTAACCATGTCCTTTGCCCACAACCCAGAGAAAATCCTAGACGCTTCCTCCACAACTCACCGGCTACACCCACGTGCTCTGTGGACACCCTAAAGTTGGGTGTATGTGCTGGCTTATTGAATGGTTTAGTACACCTTGGTGT
The window above is part of the Vitis riparia cultivar Riparia Gloire de Montpellier isolate 1030 chromosome 12, EGFV_Vit.rip_1.0, whole genome shotgun sequence genome. Proteins encoded here:
- the LOC117926963 gene encoding 14 kDa proline-rich protein DC2.15-like, translated to MASKVIASTSLLMSLNLLFFTLVSSNHVLCPQPRENPRRFLHNSPATPTCSVDTLKLGVCAGLLNGLVHLGVGTLAKTPCCSLLDNLVDLEAAVCLCMIIKANILGINLSDPVALSLLLNYCGKNVPSGFQCA